The Tistrella mobilis genome window below encodes:
- the phnD gene encoding phosphonate ABC transporter substrate-binding protein, producing MFLKRLTQVAVAAAIAVGSALPAAAAEDMKITSMKEINFGIISTESTQNLKTMWDPFLADMSRKLGVEVKAFFAPDYAGIIQGMRFDKVDVAWYGNKSAMEAVDRAGGEIFAQTVAVDGSPGYWSLLITQADRTDLNSVQDVLAKAKDLTFSNGDPNSTSGFLVPSYYVFAQNNVDAKTAFKRTLAANHETNALAVANGQVDVATNNTENLARLEKTFPEKAKQIKVIWKSPLIPSDPIVWRTSLPAEAKEKIASFFLTYGVEGPEVEKEKAVLQGLTWAPFRKSSNDQLIPIRQLELFRSKAKLEADANMAADEKAKKIAEIDAQLDALNKRAAEIEKAAKAS from the coding sequence ATGTTCCTGAAGCGTCTGACCCAGGTGGCCGTGGCGGCCGCCATCGCCGTCGGTTCGGCCCTGCCGGCCGCCGCTGCCGAAGACATGAAGATCACCTCGATGAAGGAGATCAACTTCGGCATCATCTCGACCGAGTCGACCCAGAACCTGAAGACCATGTGGGATCCGTTCCTGGCCGACATGTCGCGCAAGCTGGGCGTCGAGGTGAAGGCCTTCTTCGCCCCCGACTATGCCGGCATCATCCAGGGCATGCGCTTCGACAAGGTCGACGTCGCCTGGTACGGCAACAAGTCGGCCATGGAAGCGGTGGACCGTGCCGGTGGCGAGATCTTCGCCCAGACCGTGGCGGTCGACGGTTCGCCGGGCTACTGGTCGCTGCTGATCACCCAGGCCGACCGCACCGACCTGAACTCGGTTCAGGACGTGCTGGCCAAGGCCAAGGATCTGACCTTCAGCAACGGCGATCCCAACTCGACCTCGGGCTTCCTGGTGCCGAGCTACTACGTCTTCGCCCAGAACAATGTCGACGCCAAGACCGCCTTCAAGCGGACCCTTGCCGCGAACCACGAGACCAACGCGCTGGCGGTTGCCAACGGCCAGGTCGACGTCGCGACCAACAACACCGAGAACCTGGCCCGCCTTGAGAAGACCTTCCCCGAGAAGGCCAAGCAGATCAAGGTGATCTGGAAGTCGCCGCTGATCCCGTCGGACCCGATCGTGTGGCGCACCAGCCTCCCGGCCGAGGCGAAGGAGAAGATCGCCAGCTTCTTCCTGACCTATGGTGTCGAGGGCCCCGAGGTCGAGAAGGAGAAGGCGGTTCTGCAGGGCCTGACCTGGGCGCCGTTCCGCAAGAGCAGCAACGACCAGCTGATCCCCATCCGTCAGCTTGAGCTGTTCCGCTCCAAGGCGAAGCTCGAAGCCGATGCGAACATGGCGGCCGACGAGAAGGCGAAGAAGATCGCCGAGATCGACGCCCAGCTCGACGCGCTGAACAAGCGCGCCGCCGAGATCGAGAAGGCCGCCAAGGCCTCGTGA
- the phnC gene encoding phosphonate ABC transporter ATP-binding protein, which produces MTDSASAPAIEVARLTKTFRGHRALDSVSFQVARGEMVALIGASGSGKSTLMRHLSGLIASDRTDGGEIRMLGGTVQKNGRIARDIRRRRARIGVVFQQFNLVGRLTVITNVLTGTLGNLPLWRVLTGRFRRDDRMRALAALERVGIAEWAHRRASTLSGGQQQRAAIARALVQQAEVIMADEPIASLDPESARRVMDTLARINAEDGTTVVVSLHQVEYALRYCSRVIALARGKLVYDGPSAALTNDMLARLYGTEIEDIGLPVRDRAAPAAVSAGQALAV; this is translated from the coding sequence ATGACCGACAGCGCCAGCGCACCCGCCATCGAGGTGGCGCGCCTGACCAAGACTTTCCGCGGCCATCGCGCGCTGGACAGCGTGAGCTTTCAGGTCGCCCGTGGCGAGATGGTGGCCCTGATCGGTGCCTCCGGCTCCGGCAAGTCGACGCTGATGCGCCATCTTTCGGGGCTGATCGCCTCCGACCGGACGGATGGCGGCGAGATCCGCATGCTGGGCGGCACGGTGCAGAAGAATGGCCGTATCGCCCGCGACATCCGCCGGCGCCGCGCCCGGATCGGCGTGGTCTTCCAGCAGTTCAACCTGGTCGGCCGGCTGACGGTGATCACCAATGTGCTGACCGGCACGCTGGGCAATCTGCCGCTCTGGCGGGTGCTCACCGGCCGCTTCCGCCGCGACGACCGCATGCGGGCGCTTGCGGCGCTGGAGCGGGTGGGCATCGCCGAATGGGCCCATCGCCGTGCCTCGACGCTGTCGGGCGGCCAGCAGCAGCGCGCCGCGATCGCCCGCGCGCTGGTCCAGCAGGCCGAGGTGATCATGGCCGACGAGCCGATCGCCTCGCTCGATCCGGAAAGTGCCCGGCGGGTGATGGACACGCTGGCCCGGATCAATGCCGAGGACGGCACCACGGTCGTCGTGTCGCTGCATCAGGTCGAATACGCGCTCCGCTACTGCTCGCGGGTCATCGCGCTGGCCCGGGGCAAGCTGGTCTATGACGGCCCGTCGGCCGCGCTCACCAATGACATGCTCGCCCGTCTCTACGGGACCGAGATCGAGGATATCGGCCTGCCCGTGCGCGATCGCGCCGCGCCGGCTGCCGTGTCTGCGGGGCAGGCGCTGGCGGTCTGA
- a CDS encoding DUF1045 domain-containing protein has protein sequence MPVPYRAALYVMPGASDPLGAFGAAWLGRTADGAPLPPRPVEPAGWSAAALDVVTAEPRRYGFHATLRAPFRPADGVDLDMIEARAADLAAALPPVVITQGLQLRRIAHFLALVPAVRSEALQNFAARIVEGTNDLRRPLDADDRAKRLAKSRLTPRQIELMDRWGYPHVLEDFRFHMTLTGRLPEDEPAVGRLFDALAGATAGFAGRPFIIDAIAVAVEFEPGAPFICHRRFALSG, from the coding sequence ATGCCGGTACCGTACCGTGCCGCCCTTTATGTCATGCCCGGTGCCTCGGATCCGCTCGGCGCCTTCGGAGCGGCCTGGCTGGGCCGCACGGCGGACGGCGCCCCCCTGCCCCCCCGTCCGGTGGAGCCGGCGGGCTGGTCCGCCGCTGCGCTGGATGTCGTAACGGCCGAGCCGCGGCGCTACGGCTTTCATGCCACCCTGCGCGCGCCTTTCCGCCCGGCAGACGGCGTCGATCTGGACATGATCGAGGCACGGGCAGCGGATCTGGCCGCGGCCCTGCCCCCTGTGGTGATCACGCAGGGGCTGCAGCTGCGCCGGATCGCGCATTTCCTGGCGCTGGTCCCGGCCGTGCGCTCAGAGGCCCTGCAGAATTTCGCCGCCCGGATCGTGGAGGGGACCAATGATCTGCGCCGGCCGCTTGATGCGGACGACCGCGCAAAACGGCTGGCCAAGAGCCGCCTGACCCCGCGGCAGATCGAGCTGATGGACCGCTGGGGCTATCCCCATGTGCTGGAAGATTTCCGCTTCCACATGACCCTGACCGGACGGCTGCCCGAAGACGAGCCGGCCGTCGGCCGGCTCTTCGACGCCCTGGCCGGTGCCACCGCGGGTTTCGCCGGCCGACCCTTCATCATCGATGCCATCGCGGTCGCGGTTGAGTTCGAGCCGGGCGCGCCCTTCATTTGCCACCGCCGCTTCGCGCTCAGCGGTTGA
- a CDS encoding DUF805 domain-containing protein has product MKGKVIGFDSRTGTGAIEGEDGLRYEFSGTEWRSVIRPEAGVLVDFNPEGHLAQAIFPIQAPATARGGDDFSWWAFYVSFRGRTTRKPYWLYLILPVFVISILLTLLDVGLGTYDAETGGGLFSGLFSLVAIWPSLAIGARRCHDRGRSGWFQLIMLIPLIGWIWLLVEIGFLRGTRGPNRFGPDPLEGRA; this is encoded by the coding sequence ATGAAGGGCAAGGTCATCGGCTTCGACAGCCGGACGGGCACGGGCGCCATCGAGGGCGAAGACGGCCTGCGCTATGAATTCTCGGGCACCGAATGGCGGAGCGTCATCCGCCCCGAGGCCGGTGTGCTGGTCGATTTCAATCCCGAGGGCCACCTGGCCCAGGCGATCTTTCCGATTCAGGCGCCGGCCACCGCACGGGGCGGTGACGACTTCTCGTGGTGGGCGTTCTATGTCTCGTTCCGCGGCCGCACCACCCGCAAGCCCTATTGGCTGTATCTGATTCTGCCGGTCTTCGTGATCAGCATCCTGCTGACCCTGCTGGATGTGGGCCTCGGCACCTATGATGCCGAAACCGGGGGCGGGTTGTTCAGCGGCCTGTTCTCTCTGGTCGCGATCTGGCCCAGCCTCGCGATCGGCGCCCGGCGCTGCCATGATCGCGGCCGCAGCGGCTGGTTTCAGCTGATCATGCTGATCCCGCTGATCGGCTGGATCTGGCTGCTGGTCGAAATCGGCTTCCTGCGCGGCACCCGCGGGCCGAACCGGTTTGGCCCGGACCCGCTGGAAGGCCGCGCCTGA
- the phnN gene encoding phosphonate metabolism protein/1,5-bisphosphokinase (PRPP-forming) PhnN — MADAAAAGTGACGLLCLVVGPSGAGKDTLMERARAELAPRGRHLFARRVITRPADAGGEDHEPETAAGFEVRAVAGDFLLHWQAHGLCYGIPATVTAARRDGLTVVANVSRAVLDAARQRAAPVRIVVVDAPDAVLAERLAARGRETPEDIRRRLARARADMPSGPDVVVVDNGGTLEDAVAAFIRAIGG; from the coding sequence ATGGCCGATGCGGCAGCGGCCGGGACCGGCGCCTGCGGTCTGCTCTGCCTGGTGGTGGGGCCGTCTGGGGCGGGGAAAGATACGCTGATGGAGCGCGCGCGGGCCGAACTGGCCCCGCGCGGCCGCCATCTCTTCGCCCGGCGGGTGATCACACGGCCGGCCGATGCCGGGGGCGAGGATCACGAGCCCGAGACCGCCGCCGGTTTTGAGGTCCGGGCGGTAGCGGGCGACTTCCTGCTGCACTGGCAGGCCCACGGCCTTTGCTACGGCATTCCGGCGACGGTTACGGCGGCGCGGCGCGACGGTCTGACGGTGGTCGCCAATGTGTCGCGCGCGGTGCTGGACGCTGCCCGGCAGCGGGCGGCGCCGGTCAGGATCGTGGTGGTCGATGCCCCCGATGCGGTGCTGGCCGAACGGCTGGCCGCCCGCGGCCGGGAGACGCCGGAGGACATCCGGCGCCGCCTGGCCCGGGCCCGGGCGGACATGCCTTCCGGGCCCGATGTGGTGGTGGTCGACAATGGCGGCACGCTGGAAGATGCGGTGGCCGCCTTCATCCGCGCGATCGGCGGGTAA
- a CDS encoding alpha-D-ribose 1-methylphosphonate 5-triphosphate diphosphatase has protein sequence MTTQTILTNARVVTPETVLPRATVVVAEGRIAELAEGVSSVPGAIDLEGDHLIPGLVELHTDNLERHFAPRPGVRWPSLPAVRAHDAELAAAGITTVFDAVTIGDLKQGNRARDLADMIDAVADAKTRDLLRVDHLLHLRCEIAHERMQALVEPLVGHPLTGMLSIMDHTPGQRQFVDEAKYREYYMGKHGVRADEIEEMIANQKRMQAEYAPANRAYVVEQARTRGYALASHDDATAEHVAEAEADGCSVAEFPTTIEAARASKAAGMAVLMGAPNLVRGGSHSGNVSAGTLAKAGLLDVLSSDYVPASLLHAAVMLADVAGLPAAIRTVTDIPARAVGLEDRGRIAAGAQADLVRFSVVDGHVPLIRNVWRRGRQVL, from the coding sequence ATGACCACCCAGACCATCCTGACCAATGCCCGGGTGGTGACGCCCGAGACCGTGCTGCCGCGGGCGACCGTGGTGGTCGCGGAAGGCCGCATCGCCGAGCTGGCCGAGGGGGTGTCTTCGGTGCCGGGCGCGATCGACCTTGAGGGCGATCATCTGATCCCGGGGCTGGTGGAGCTGCACACCGACAACCTGGAACGGCATTTCGCGCCGCGGCCGGGGGTGCGCTGGCCGTCGCTGCCGGCCGTGCGGGCACATGATGCGGAACTGGCTGCGGCCGGCATCACCACGGTCTTCGACGCCGTGACCATCGGCGATCTGAAGCAGGGCAACCGGGCGCGCGATCTGGCCGACATGATCGATGCGGTGGCCGATGCCAAAACCCGCGACCTGCTGCGTGTCGACCATCTTCTGCATCTGCGCTGCGAGATCGCGCATGAACGCATGCAGGCGCTGGTCGAGCCGCTGGTCGGCCATCCGCTGACCGGCATGCTGTCGATCATGGACCACACCCCCGGCCAGCGGCAGTTCGTCGACGAGGCGAAGTACCGCGAATATTATATGGGCAAGCATGGCGTGCGTGCCGACGAGATCGAAGAGATGATCGCCAACCAGAAGCGCATGCAGGCGGAATACGCCCCCGCCAACCGCGCTTATGTTGTGGAGCAGGCGCGGACGCGCGGCTATGCGCTGGCCTCTCACGACGACGCGACGGCAGAACATGTCGCCGAAGCCGAGGCCGACGGCTGCTCGGTGGCCGAGTTCCCGACCACGATCGAGGCGGCGCGCGCCTCGAAGGCGGCCGGCATGGCGGTGCTGATGGGGGCGCCCAATCTGGTGCGGGGCGGCTCTCATTCCGGCAATGTCTCGGCGGGAACACTCGCCAAGGCCGGGCTGCTCGACGTGCTGTCCTCGGACTATGTTCCGGCCAGCCTGCTGCATGCGGCGGTGATGCTGGCGGATGTGGCCGGCCTTCCGGCCGCGATCCGCACCGTCACCGACATTCCGGCGCGTGCGGTCGGGCTGGAAGATCGCGGCCGGATCGCGGCCGGCGCGCAGGCGGATCTTGTGCGCTTCTCGGTGGTCGACGGTCATGTGCCGCTGATCCGGAACGTCTGGCGCCGCGGCCGGCAGGTGCTCTGA
- the phnL gene encoding phosphonate C-P lyase system protein PhnL: protein MTQDPARAAMPVPEGWRLKAEGISKTFVLHTQGGVRLPVLDRVDLEVAPGECVVLDGPSGTGKSTLLKTLYANYLADQGRVLVRHGADVVDMCTAEPREVLDVRRRTMGYVSQFLRVIPRVATLRIVAEPLRRRGAGAAEAEARAAELLTALNLPERLWSLPPATFSGGEQQRVNIARGLAAGHPVLLLDEPTASLDAGNVDAACGLIEAARNNGAAIVAIFHDRAVRDRLATRLLPLTPAGAAA, encoded by the coding sequence ATGACGCAAGATCCCGCCCGGGCGGCGATGCCGGTGCCCGAAGGCTGGCGGCTCAAGGCCGAAGGCATCTCCAAGACCTTCGTGCTCCACACCCAGGGCGGCGTGCGGCTGCCGGTGCTCGACCGGGTCGATCTGGAGGTGGCCCCCGGCGAATGCGTGGTGCTGGACGGCCCCTCCGGTACCGGCAAGAGCACCCTGCTCAAGACCCTTTACGCCAATTATCTGGCCGATCAGGGCCGGGTTCTGGTCCGCCATGGCGCAGATGTGGTCGACATGTGCACGGCCGAGCCGCGCGAGGTGCTGGATGTCCGCCGCCGGACCATGGGCTATGTCAGCCAGTTCCTGCGGGTGATCCCGCGTGTCGCCACGCTCCGCATCGTCGCCGAGCCGCTGCGCCGGCGCGGGGCAGGGGCGGCCGAGGCAGAGGCGCGCGCGGCCGAACTGCTGACCGCGCTCAACCTGCCGGAGCGGCTGTGGTCGCTGCCGCCGGCCACCTTCTCGGGTGGCGAGCAGCAGCGGGTCAACATCGCCCGCGGCCTGGCCGCCGGCCATCCGGTGCTGCTGCTGGACGAGCCGACCGCCTCTCTCGATGCCGGCAATGTCGATGCCGCCTGCGGGCTGATCGAAGCCGCCCGCAACAACGGTGCGGCGATCGTCGCCATCTTCCACGACCGGGCGGTGCGCGACCGCCTCGCGACCCGCCTTCTGCCCCTCACCCCCGCCGGAGCCGCAGCATGA
- the phnK gene encoding phosphonate C-P lyase system protein PhnK, which yields MNAIAKTAETLSPARPLLAVEGLEKRYGAAIACTDVSFRMWPGEVLGIVGESGSGKTTLLGMLSGRIEADGGQALYTDRAGTTHDVVTMGEAERRRLAREEWGIVHQNPRDGLRLDVSAGANVGEPLMATGARHYGRIRDRALDWLGRVEIDGGRIDDLPRTFSGGMQQRLQIARNLVIGPRLVFMDEPTGGLDVSVQARLLDLIRELNEDLGLSVLIVTHDLAVARLLADRLMVMRRGRVVEQGLTDQILDDPQHPYTQLLVSSVLQV from the coding sequence ATGAACGCGATCGCGAAAACCGCAGAGACGCTGTCCCCCGCCCGGCCGCTGCTGGCGGTGGAGGGGCTGGAGAAGCGCTACGGCGCCGCCATCGCCTGCACCGACGTCTCGTTCCGGATGTGGCCGGGAGAGGTGCTGGGCATCGTGGGCGAGAGCGGGTCGGGCAAGACCACCCTGCTCGGCATGTTGTCGGGCCGGATCGAGGCCGATGGCGGACAGGCGCTTTACACCGACCGCGCCGGCACCACCCATGATGTGGTGACCATGGGCGAGGCCGAACGCCGGCGGCTGGCCCGCGAGGAATGGGGCATCGTTCATCAGAATCCGCGCGACGGGCTGCGGCTGGATGTTTCTGCCGGCGCCAATGTGGGTGAGCCGCTGATGGCGACGGGCGCCCGGCATTACGGCCGGATCCGCGACCGGGCGCTCGACTGGCTTGGACGGGTTGAAATCGATGGCGGGCGGATCGACGACCTGCCGCGCACCTTTTCCGGCGGCATGCAGCAACGCCTGCAGATCGCCCGCAATCTGGTGATCGGCCCCAGGCTGGTGTTCATGGACGAGCCGACCGGCGGGCTCGACGTCTCGGTGCAGGCGCGGCTGCTCGACCTGATCCGCGAACTGAACGAGGATCTGGGCCTGTCGGTGCTGATCGTCACCCACGACCTGGCGGTCGCCCGCCTGCTGGCCGACCGGCTGATGGTGATGCGCCGCGGCCGCGTGGTCGAACAGGGGCTGACCGACCAGATTCTCGACGATCCGCAGCACCCCTATACCCAGTTGCTCGTCTCTTCCGTGCTCCAGGTCTGA
- a CDS encoding alpha-D-ribose 1-methylphosphonate 5-phosphate C-P-lyase PhnJ, whose translation MTSPATTTVLAAEADGDSTDGYNFAYLDEQTKRMIRRAILKGVAIPGYQVPFASREMPLPYGWGTGGIQVTAAVLGRDDVLKVIDQGADDTTNAVSIRRFFARTAGVATTERTREATIIQTRHRVPEARLTDDQILVYQVPIPEPLRWLEPRETETRRMHALAEYGAMHVKLYEDIARHGRIATTYDYPVMVAGRHLARPSPIPKFDNPKLDDAPFLQLFGAGREKRIYAIPPHTTVRSLDFEDHPFDVEGWDRPCALCGATDSYLDEVIVDDRGGRIFVCSDTDHCTSRREAGHEGPGMDAPLHPGEEGAR comes from the coding sequence ATGACCTCCCCCGCGACGACGACCGTTCTTGCTGCCGAAGCCGATGGCGACAGCACCGACGGCTACAATTTCGCCTATCTTGACGAACAGACCAAGCGGATGATCCGCCGGGCGATCCTGAAAGGCGTCGCCATCCCCGGCTATCAGGTGCCCTTCGCCAGCCGCGAAATGCCGTTGCCCTATGGCTGGGGCACCGGCGGCATTCAGGTGACCGCCGCCGTGCTGGGCCGGGACGACGTGCTCAAGGTCATCGACCAGGGCGCGGACGATACCACCAACGCGGTTTCGATCCGCCGCTTCTTCGCCCGCACCGCCGGTGTGGCGACCACCGAACGGACCCGCGAGGCGACGATCATCCAGACCCGCCACCGCGTGCCCGAGGCCCGGCTGACCGACGACCAGATCCTGGTCTATCAGGTACCGATTCCGGAGCCGCTGCGCTGGCTGGAGCCGCGCGAGACCGAGACCCGGCGCATGCATGCGCTGGCCGAATACGGTGCGATGCATGTGAAGCTCTATGAGGATATCGCCCGCCACGGCCGCATCGCCACCACCTATGACTATCCGGTGATGGTGGCGGGCCGCCATCTGGCGCGGCCGTCGCCCATCCCGAAATTCGACAACCCCAAGCTGGACGATGCGCCATTCCTGCAGCTTTTCGGTGCAGGACGCGAGAAGCGGATCTATGCGATCCCGCCCCATACCACCGTGCGCAGCCTGGATTTCGAGGATCATCCCTTCGACGTGGAAGGCTGGGACCGGCCCTGCGCACTGTGCGGTGCCACCGACAGCTATCTGGACGAGGTGATCGTCGACGACAGGGGCGGTCGGATCTTCGTCTGCTCCGACACCGATCACTGCACCAGCCGGCGCGAGGCCGGCCATGAGGGGCCGGGCATGGATGCCCCGCTTCACCCGGGCGAGGAGGGTGCGCGATGA
- a CDS encoding carbon-phosphorus lyase complex subunit PhnI, protein MYVAVKGGEAAIANAHRLLAEDRRGDPQVAELGVDQITGQLGRAVDRVMTEGSVYDPELAGLAIKQAQGDLVEAIFLLRAYRTTLPRFGATEPVDTARMAIRRRISATFKDLPGGQVLGSTFDYTHRLLDFGLLEGGIVPEPVLPLAEPLDDAMPRVTDLLNHEGLIECERPAADEDEETVPDLTREPLDFPADRALRLQSLARGDEGFLLALGYSTQRGYANSHPFAGEIRIGRVAVEMVPEELGFAVEIGEIELTECQMINQFRGTAAAPPQFTRGYGLGFGQVERKAMAMALVDRAMRAGELGEAVMGPAQDPEFVLYHADNVEASGFVQHLKLPHYVDFQSELDMVRRLRRAHGDHRNADDQGADDQHADDQDRDAAE, encoded by the coding sequence ATGTATGTTGCGGTCAAGGGCGGCGAGGCGGCCATCGCCAATGCCCACCGGCTGCTGGCGGAAGACCGCCGCGGCGACCCGCAGGTTGCGGAGCTTGGCGTCGACCAGATCACCGGCCAGCTGGGCCGGGCGGTCGACCGGGTGATGACCGAAGGCTCGGTCTATGATCCCGAACTCGCCGGGCTCGCCATCAAACAGGCCCAGGGCGACCTGGTCGAGGCGATCTTCCTGCTGAGGGCCTATCGCACCACCCTGCCGCGCTTCGGCGCGACGGAACCGGTCGATACCGCGCGCATGGCCATCCGCCGGCGCATCTCGGCGACCTTCAAGGATCTGCCGGGCGGCCAGGTGCTTGGCTCGACTTTCGACTATACCCATCGCCTGCTGGATTTCGGCCTGCTTGAGGGCGGCATAGTGCCCGAGCCGGTTCTGCCGCTGGCCGAGCCGCTGGACGATGCGATGCCGCGGGTCACCGATCTGCTGAACCATGAAGGGCTGATCGAGTGTGAACGGCCTGCTGCGGACGAGGACGAGGAGACGGTACCCGACCTCACCCGCGAGCCGCTGGACTTTCCGGCCGATCGGGCGCTCCGGCTCCAGAGCCTCGCCCGCGGCGACGAGGGCTTCCTGCTGGCGCTCGGCTATTCGACCCAGCGCGGCTATGCCAACAGCCACCCCTTCGCGGGCGAGATCCGCATCGGCAGGGTCGCCGTCGAGATGGTTCCCGAAGAGCTGGGTTTTGCGGTCGAAATCGGCGAGATCGAACTGACGGAATGCCAGATGATCAACCAGTTCCGGGGCACGGCTGCGGCGCCGCCGCAATTCACCCGGGGCTATGGGCTGGGTTTCGGCCAGGTGGAGCGCAAGGCCATGGCCATGGCGCTGGTCGACCGGGCGATGCGCGCAGGCGAGCTGGGCGAGGCGGTGATGGGCCCGGCGCAGGATCCGGAATTCGTGCTCTACCATGCCGACAATGTCGAAGCCTCGGGCTTCGTGCAGCATCTGAAGCTGCCGCATTACGTCGACTTCCAGTCGGAACTCGACATGGTCCGCCGCCTGCGCCGCGCACATGGCGACCACCGGAATGCCGACGACCAGGGCGCTGACGACCAGCACGCTGACGACCAGGACAGGGACGCGGCAGAATGA
- the phnH gene encoding phosphonate C-P lyase system protein PhnH has translation MSPISERPAAALASLAPGFPEPVRDAQTTFRAVLDAMARPGRIRRVTAVPGLDRPLSCAAAAVLLALADHDTPVWLDRVSAPALPYLRFHTGAPLAIAPDKATFAVIGDPAAMPAPDRFALGTDAYPDRSTTLVIEVETLSAEPATGWRLEGPGINGAAHLAVTGLPAGFVAARAALAPLYPRGLDIVLTAGDRLAALPRTTRITPEG, from the coding sequence ATGAGCCCGATATCCGAGAGGCCGGCGGCCGCACTCGCCAGCCTCGCTCCCGGCTTTCCCGAACCGGTCCGCGATGCCCAGACCACCTTCCGCGCGGTGCTGGACGCGATGGCGCGCCCCGGCCGCATCCGGCGGGTGACGGCGGTGCCGGGGCTCGACCGGCCGCTGTCATGCGCCGCCGCCGCCGTGCTGCTGGCGCTGGCCGATCACGACACCCCCGTCTGGCTCGACCGGGTTTCAGCCCCGGCCCTGCCGTATCTGCGCTTCCACACCGGCGCCCCGCTTGCGATCGCACCCGACAAGGCGACCTTTGCGGTGATCGGCGATCCGGCGGCCATGCCGGCGCCCGATCGTTTTGCGCTCGGCACCGATGCCTATCCCGATCGTTCCACCACGCTGGTGATCGAGGTCGAGACGCTGTCGGCCGAGCCCGCGACAGGCTGGCGGCTGGAAGGCCCCGGCATCAATGGCGCGGCGCATCTGGCGGTGACCGGATTGCCGGCGGGCTTCGTTGCCGCCCGCGCGGCGCTGGCGCCGCTCTATCCCCGCGGGCTCGACATCGTGCTGACGGCGGGCGATCGCCTGGCGGCCCTGCCGCGCACCACCCGCATCACCCCGGAGGGCTGA
- the phnG gene encoding phosphonate C-P lyase system protein PhnG gives MTMTAEAAGGTADQAARRRWLAVLARADRARLHAALDDLPGGRAGVLAGAVALRRPETGLAMVRGRAGGAGARFNLGEMTVSRAVVRLKDGEAGVGYVAGRDRVKAELVAVLDALLQTSAHGPRLMRDLVEPLAAEQAEARALASRKAAASRVEFFTMVRGE, from the coding sequence ATGACGATGACGGCGGAAGCGGCCGGCGGCACGGCGGATCAGGCGGCGCGCAGGCGCTGGCTGGCCGTGCTGGCCCGGGCCGATCGCGCCCGGTTGCACGCGGCGCTGGATGATCTGCCCGGCGGCCGGGCCGGCGTGCTGGCGGGGGCCGTGGCCCTGCGCCGCCCGGAGACAGGGCTCGCCATGGTGCGTGGCCGCGCGGGCGGGGCAGGGGCCCGGTTCAATCTGGGCGAGATGACCGTCTCGCGCGCCGTGGTGCGGCTGAAGGATGGCGAGGCCGGGGTCGGCTATGTCGCCGGCCGCGACCGGGTGAAGGCCGAACTGGTGGCGGTTCTGGACGCGCTGCTCCAGACCAGTGCCCACGGCCCCCGGCTGATGCGCGATCTGGTGGAGCCGCTGGCGGCCGAACAGGCCGAGGCCCGGGCCCTTGCCTCGCGCAAGGCGGCGGCGAGCCGGGTGGAATTCTTCACCATGGTCCGCGGGGAGTGA